The Osmerus eperlanus chromosome 22, fOsmEpe2.1, whole genome shotgun sequence genome window below encodes:
- the parn gene encoding poly(A)-specific ribonuclease PARN isoform X1 — MEVTRKNFKDSLSTVNSAIEEADFLAIDGEFSGISDGPNVSALTNGLDTPEERYTKLKKHSMEFLLFQFGLCTFKYDQAESKYIIKSFNFYVFPKPFNRTSPDIKFICQSSSIDFLASQGFDFNKVFCNGIPYLNQEEEAQLREQVEERRSQSNGATPSYISPSSKGPAHVPDEHKDFINRVVEKVEALLSNSDKTVDLEPCTGFQRKLIYQTLNWKFPKGLHVETVETEKKERYIQISKADEEERRRRQQQRHEREQEELNDAVGFSRVIHFISRSGKLVVGHNMLLDVMHTIHQFYCALPEDLRDFKEVTTCVLPRLLDTKLMASTHPFKELISNTSLAELEKQLKECPFKSPRVETAPGFPSYDTSQEQLHEAGYDAYITGLCFISMANYLGTFLTPPKTHIGSHSKLIEPFFNKLFLMRIIDIPYLNISGPDLQPKRDHVLYVTFPKEWKTSDLYQLFSAFGNIQVSWIDDVSAFVCLSQTDQVQIAMNTSRYAESYRIQTYAEYVQGRQQERQAQGGGSSWGADAWVRPSTAPSYGYTQHKAPGKRSISPVQEDDTHDWSLSSSQGSKKIRTDGVCVQTYAGVVDSKTTEGWLNTTSPADLSGTSPTQEEESPEASQPISETGAVAWQQQPPANQKRKGRKNQKKTEVETGPEVAPLYDVPQVW, encoded by the exons ATGGAGGTGACACGGAAAA ATTTTAAAGACAGTTTAAGCACTGTAAACAGCGCCATAGAGGAAGCGGATTTTCTAGCCATTGATGGGGAATTTTCAG GTATAAGTGACGGCCCTAACGTTAGCGCGCTCACGAACGGGCTGGACACGCCAGAAGAACGCTATACCAAGCTCAAAAAG catTCCATGGAGTTTCTCCTCTTCCAGTTTGGACTGTGCACGTTCAAGTATGACCAAGCAGAATCTAA GTATATCATCAAGTCTTTTAACTTTTACGTATTTCCAAAGCCATTCAACAGAACATCACCTGACATCAAGTTCATATGCCAA AGCTCCAGCATAGACTTCTTAGCCAGTCAGGGGTTTGACTTCAACAAGGTCTTCTGTAATG GGATCCCCTACCTGAACCAGGAAGAAGAAGCACAGCTGAGGGAGCAGGTTGAGGAGAGGCGGAGCCAGTCCAATGGGGCCACGCCCTCTTACATATCCCCTTCCTCCAAGGGCCCTGCCCACGTCCCCGATGAGCACAAAGACTTCATCAACCGCGTGGT GGAGAAGGTTGAGGCTCTTCTCAGCAACTCAGACAAGACTGTGGATCTGGAGCCTTGTACTGG gtttCAGAGGAAGCTGATCTACCAGACGCTCAATTGGAA GTTCCCTAAGGGCCTGCACGTGGAAACCGTGGAAACGGAGAAG aaggagCGCTACATCCAGATCAGCAAGGctgatgaagaggagaggaggaggaggcagcaaCAGAGACACGAgagggagcag gaagagCTGAATGATGCTGTGGGTTTCTCCAGGGTCATTCACTTCATCTCCAGATCA GGAAAGCTGGTGGTTGGACACAACATGCTGCTGGATGTGATGCACACCATCCACCAGTTTTACTGCGCCCTGCCTGAG GACCTGAGAGACTTCAAAGAGGTCACCACCTGTGTTCTCCCCAG GTTGTTAGACACCAAGCTCATGGCCTCCACTCATCCCTTCAAG gaactCATCAGCAACACTTCTCTGGCTGAGCTGGAGAAACAGTTGAAAGAGTGCCCCTTCAAGTCCCCCAGAGTTG AGACGGCGCCTGGTTTCCCTAGTTACGACACGTCTCAGGAGCAGCTGCATGAAGCGGGCTACGATGCCTACATCACTGGGCTCTGCTTCATCTCTATGGCCAACTACCTAG GCACGTTCCTGACCCCCCCCAAGACTCACATCGGCTCTCACTCCAAACTCATCGAACCCTTCTTCAACAA GTTATTCCTGATGAGGATAATAGATATTCCCTACCTCAACATCAGCGGAccagact TGCAGCCTAAGAGGGATCATGTACTGTACGTCACCTTCCCTAAGGAGTGGAAGACCAGCGACCTCTATCAGCTCTTCAGTGCCTTTG GTAACATCCAGGTGTCATGGATAGATGACGTGTCGGCCTTCGTGTGTCTGAGTCAGACTGACCAGGTTCAGATAG CCATGAACACCAGTCGCTATGCGGAGAGCTACCGTATCCAGACGTATGCAGAGTACGTCCAGGggcggcagcaggagaggcaggcccAGGGAGGAGGCTCCTCCTGGGGGGCGGACGCCTGGGTCCGGCCCTCCACTGCACCCTCCTACGGATACACACAGCACAA ggcccCAGGGAAGCGCAGCATCAGTCCGGTCCAGGAGGACGACACACACGACTGGAGCCTGTCCTCCTCACAGGGCAGCAAGAAGATCAGGACtgacg gtgtgtgtgttcagacgtACGCAGGCGTGGTGGACAGCAAGACGACAGAAGGCTGGCTTAATACCAC GTCGCCGGCTGATTTGTCGGGGACGAGTCCGACTCAGGAAGAGGAGAGTCCTGAGGCCTCTCAGCCAATCAGTGAGACAGGGGCGGTTGCCTGGCAACAGCAACCCCCTGCCAATCAGAAAAGGAAGGGTCGCAAGAACCAGAAGAAGACAGAAGTCGAGACAG GTCCTGAAGTGGCTCCTCTGTACGACGTGCCCCAGGTCTGGTAG
- the parn gene encoding poly(A)-specific ribonuclease PARN isoform X2, protein MEVTRKNFKDSLSTVNSAIEEADFLAIDGEFSGISDGPNVSALTNGLDTPEERYTKLKKHSMEFLLFQFGLCTFKYDQAESKYIIKSFNFYVFPKPFNRTSPDIKFICQSSSIDFLASQGFDFNKVFCNGIPYLNQEEEAQLREQVEERRSQSNGATPSYISPSSKGPAHVPDEHKDFINRVVEKVEALLSNSDKTVDLEPCTGFQRKLIYQTLNWKFPKGLHVETVETEKKERYIQISKADEEERRRRQQQRHEREQEELNDAVGFSRVIHFISRSGKLVVGHNMLLDVMHTIHQFYCALPEDLRDFKEVTTCVLPRLLDTKLMASTHPFKELISNTSLAELEKQLKECPFKSPRVETAPGFPSYDTSQEQLHEAGYDAYITGLCFISMANYLGTFLTPPKTHIGSHSKLIEPFFNKLFLMRIIDIPYLNISGPDLQPKRDHVLYVTFPKEWKTSDLYQLFSAFGNIQVSWIDDVSAFVCLSQTDQVQIAMNTSRYAESYRIQTYAEYVQGRQQERQAQGGGSSWGADAWVRPSTAPSYGYTQHKAPGKRSISPVQEDDTHDWSLSSSQGSKKIRTDGVCVQTYAGVVDSKTTEGWLNTTSPADLSGTSPTQEEESPEASQPISETGAVAWQQQPPANQKRKGRKNQKKTEVETGVW, encoded by the exons ATGGAGGTGACACGGAAAA ATTTTAAAGACAGTTTAAGCACTGTAAACAGCGCCATAGAGGAAGCGGATTTTCTAGCCATTGATGGGGAATTTTCAG GTATAAGTGACGGCCCTAACGTTAGCGCGCTCACGAACGGGCTGGACACGCCAGAAGAACGCTATACCAAGCTCAAAAAG catTCCATGGAGTTTCTCCTCTTCCAGTTTGGACTGTGCACGTTCAAGTATGACCAAGCAGAATCTAA GTATATCATCAAGTCTTTTAACTTTTACGTATTTCCAAAGCCATTCAACAGAACATCACCTGACATCAAGTTCATATGCCAA AGCTCCAGCATAGACTTCTTAGCCAGTCAGGGGTTTGACTTCAACAAGGTCTTCTGTAATG GGATCCCCTACCTGAACCAGGAAGAAGAAGCACAGCTGAGGGAGCAGGTTGAGGAGAGGCGGAGCCAGTCCAATGGGGCCACGCCCTCTTACATATCCCCTTCCTCCAAGGGCCCTGCCCACGTCCCCGATGAGCACAAAGACTTCATCAACCGCGTGGT GGAGAAGGTTGAGGCTCTTCTCAGCAACTCAGACAAGACTGTGGATCTGGAGCCTTGTACTGG gtttCAGAGGAAGCTGATCTACCAGACGCTCAATTGGAA GTTCCCTAAGGGCCTGCACGTGGAAACCGTGGAAACGGAGAAG aaggagCGCTACATCCAGATCAGCAAGGctgatgaagaggagaggaggaggaggcagcaaCAGAGACACGAgagggagcag gaagagCTGAATGATGCTGTGGGTTTCTCCAGGGTCATTCACTTCATCTCCAGATCA GGAAAGCTGGTGGTTGGACACAACATGCTGCTGGATGTGATGCACACCATCCACCAGTTTTACTGCGCCCTGCCTGAG GACCTGAGAGACTTCAAAGAGGTCACCACCTGTGTTCTCCCCAG GTTGTTAGACACCAAGCTCATGGCCTCCACTCATCCCTTCAAG gaactCATCAGCAACACTTCTCTGGCTGAGCTGGAGAAACAGTTGAAAGAGTGCCCCTTCAAGTCCCCCAGAGTTG AGACGGCGCCTGGTTTCCCTAGTTACGACACGTCTCAGGAGCAGCTGCATGAAGCGGGCTACGATGCCTACATCACTGGGCTCTGCTTCATCTCTATGGCCAACTACCTAG GCACGTTCCTGACCCCCCCCAAGACTCACATCGGCTCTCACTCCAAACTCATCGAACCCTTCTTCAACAA GTTATTCCTGATGAGGATAATAGATATTCCCTACCTCAACATCAGCGGAccagact TGCAGCCTAAGAGGGATCATGTACTGTACGTCACCTTCCCTAAGGAGTGGAAGACCAGCGACCTCTATCAGCTCTTCAGTGCCTTTG GTAACATCCAGGTGTCATGGATAGATGACGTGTCGGCCTTCGTGTGTCTGAGTCAGACTGACCAGGTTCAGATAG CCATGAACACCAGTCGCTATGCGGAGAGCTACCGTATCCAGACGTATGCAGAGTACGTCCAGGggcggcagcaggagaggcaggcccAGGGAGGAGGCTCCTCCTGGGGGGCGGACGCCTGGGTCCGGCCCTCCACTGCACCCTCCTACGGATACACACAGCACAA ggcccCAGGGAAGCGCAGCATCAGTCCGGTCCAGGAGGACGACACACACGACTGGAGCCTGTCCTCCTCACAGGGCAGCAAGAAGATCAGGACtgacg gtgtgtgtgttcagacgtACGCAGGCGTGGTGGACAGCAAGACGACAGAAGGCTGGCTTAATACCAC GTCGCCGGCTGATTTGTCGGGGACGAGTCCGACTCAGGAAGAGGAGAGTCCTGAGGCCTCTCAGCCAATCAGTGAGACAGGGGCGGTTGCCTGGCAACAGCAACCCCCTGCCAATCAGAAAAGGAAGGGTCGCAAGAACCAGAAGAAGACAGAAGTCGAGACAG GTGTTTGGTAG
- the LOC134009042 gene encoding RNA exonuclease 5-like isoform X1: MEDVPVCHKRKRDPSPNAQNAKRPARETGCNGAPQPECLSRSRRPPRLSAPFDRIQEPVTLNELTELLHFALLGKTVRVKQPSWCRLRGQSRLAGVNVVVLEGMTRDLFYAHYLQFPHLRSAFRTRCSFTPSPGSSICSIFGSLVPGSESSVVSHGELEGLRWHPVIQRFGVATRGLTAYTLTLEERIKKHFPVKGMPGSEDCVCTLCDDIITDSSPLYGLDCEMCVTERGYELARVSLVDSRGRCLMDQLVKPENRILNYLTRFSGITRAMLQPITTTLRDVQSKLKELLPRDAVLVGHSLDNDLRALKLIHPHVIDTSLLYKREFGQRFKLKVLAEAVLQKQIQTEEVKGHDPREDAQAALELAQYFITTGPRQVVQQHVGDLWGDNQSLPESSVRHTHTEDYRFSEVLQRSGQSAVFIGHRADIPLALSNQQWHSSDQEVLSSFRRRIEEDPPSLSVVQFSDSRLLLSQHTVCVRLREMCVVFAGPLPPAYTEREVKKLFRSCGTIRNVRMLNTQTLHAEVEFELLEGAQLAVETLNGLLLQEAPCKVQRPIKESMLDLDVFLAALRDDPLNTNLIYAAGLKASVNHTRVPAKVNGNMLHAKCPEHPVKHDVLGANGDELHASSSEPCENDLRYNLRDAFGRFGTIEGIIMPTKTSGKRRRHAFIKYQSCGSVKAALSSPVELWDRKSSTCLALTPPHLPSWVSMETTPLGYPPGNQDQEVEHAMRKLDGRVRKLFKSLPDHTLSIVLLPGVTRPHGNLPGLCFLEVKQATPPHPNQLPEHACV; encoded by the exons ATGGAAGACGTTCCTGTCTGTCACAAACGAAAGAGGGATCCGTCACCGAACGCACAGAACGCAAAGAGACCAGCGAGGGAGACCGGGTGCAACGGAGCGCCTCAACCCGAGTGTCTTTCCCGGTCCCGGCGCCCACCACGTCTCTCTGCCCCATTCGACCGAATCCAAGAGCCGGTCACGTTAAATGAGCTCACGGAGCTGCTACATTTCGCTTTATTAGGGAAAACAGTCAGAGTCAAACAACCCAG cTGGTGTCGGTTGCGCGGACAGAGCCGGTTGGCGGGGGTGAACGTGGTGGTTTTGGAGGGGATGACTCGGGACCTGTTTTACGCACACTATCTGCagttccctcacctccggagcGCATTCCGCACG AGATGCAGCTTCACTCCATCGCCTGGCAGCAGCATCTGCTCCATCTTCGGCAGTCTAGTTCCTGGTTCTGAGAGTTCTGTTGTCTCCCATGGAGAactagaag gtctgAGGTGGCACCCGGTTATACAGAGGTTTGGGGTAGCGACGCGCGGCCTCACAGCCTACACGCTGACCCTGGAGGAGAGAATCAAGAAGCACTTCCCTGTGaaag gaatgCCAGGcagtgaggactgtgtgtgtacactctgtgatgacatcatcacagaCAGCAGCCCTCTCTACGGACTGGACTGTGAGATG tgtgtgacaGAAAGGGGTTATGAGCTGGCTCGCGTGTCTCTGGTGGACAGTAGAGGGCGCTGTTTGATGGACCAGCTGGTTAAACCTGAGAACCGCATCCTCAACTACCTCACCag GTTCTCAGGTATTACCCGGGCAAtgttgcagccaatcaccactACCCTGAGGGACGTCCAATCAAAACTCAAGGAACTGTTGCCGCGGGACGCCGTCTTGGTTGGCCACTCCCTCGACAACGACCTGAGGGCTCTGAAG CTCATCCACCCTCATGTGATTGACACCTCTCTGCTCTACAAGAGGGAGTTTGGACAGAGGTTCAAACTGAAGGTCCTGGCTGAGGCCGTCCTGCA GAAGCAGATCCAGACggaggaggtcaaaggtcatgacCCCAGGGAGGACGCCCAGGCTGCCCTGGAGCTGGCCCAGTACTTCATCACCACTGGAcccagacag GTTGTGCAGCAGCATGTGGGTGATCTTTGGGGAGACAATCAGAGCTTGCCAGAGTcttctgtcagacacacacacacagaggactacAG gtTTTCTGAGGTTCTGCAGAGATCTGGCCAATCAGCAGTGTTTATAGGGCACCGTGCTGACATCCCCCTGGCGCTGTCCAATCAGCAGTGGCATAGCTCCGACcaagag gTGCTGTCGTCATtcaggaggaggatagaggaggaccCTCCCTCGCTCAGTGTGGTCCAGTTCTCCGACTCCAGACTCCTGCTCTCTCAACACACA gtgtgtgtgcgtctgagagagatgtgtgtggtgtttgctgGGCCACTGCCCCCAGCCtatacagagagggaggtgaagaaacTGTTCAGGAGCTGTGGAACCATCCGAAACGTCAGGATGCTGAACACCCAGACG CTGCATGCTGAGGTGGAGTTTGAGCTGCTGGAGGGAGCCCAGCTAGCCGTGGAGACGCTAAACGGACTCCTGCTACAGGAAGCACCCTGCAAG GTCCAGCGGCCCATCAAGGAATCCATGCTGGATCTGGACGTCTTCCTCGCCGCTCTGCGTGACGACCCCCTCAACACTAACCTCATCTACGCCGCCGGGCTAAAGGCTAGCGTTAACCACACCCGGGTCCCAGCAAAAGTCAATGGAAATATGCTACATGCCAAATGTCCAGAGCACCCAGTCAAACACGATGTGCTAGGCGCTAACGGAGATGAGCTACATGCTAGCTCCTCAGAGCCCTGTGAAAACGACCTGAGATACAATCTGAGAGACGCCTTTGGGCGGTTCGGAACCATCGAAGGCATCATCATGCCCACAAAGACCTCTGGGAAACGAAGAAGGCATGCTTTCATAA AGTATCAGAGTTGTGGCAGTGTGAAGGCAGCCCTCAGCTCACCTGTGGAACTCTGGGACAGGAAGTCATCCACCTGCCTGGCCCTGACCCCgccccacctgccctcctggGTATCCATGGAGACGACCCCCCTTGGCTACCCGCCCGGCAACCAGGACCAAGAAGTGGAGCACGCTATGAGGAAATTGGACGGGCGTGTCCGGAAGCTGTTCAAATCCCTCCCAGACCACACCCTCAGCATCGTCCTGTTGCCCGGGGTTACCAGACCCCACGGCAACCTCCCTGGACTCTGCTTCCTGGAGGTCAAACAGGCTACGCCTCCACACCCTAACCAGTTGCCTGAACATGCGTGTGTTTAG
- the LOC134009042 gene encoding RNA exonuclease 5-like isoform X2, translating into MEDVPVCHKRKRDPSPNAQNAKRPARETGCNGAPQPECLSRSRRPPRLSAPFDRIQEPVTLNELTELLHFALLGKTVRVKQPSWCRLRGQSRLAGVNVVVLEGMTRDLFYAHYLQFPHLRSAFRTRCSFTPSPGSSICSIFGSLVPGSESSVVSHGELEGLRWHPVIQRFGVATRGLTAYTLTLEERIKKHFPVKGMPGSEDCVCTLCDDIITDSSPLYGLDCEMCVTERGYELARVSLVDSRGRCLMDQLVKPENRILNYLTRFSGITRAMLQPITTTLRDVQSKLKELLPRDAVLVGHSLDNDLRALKLIHPHVIDTSLLYKREFGQRFKLKVLAEAVLQKQIQTEEVKGHDPREDAQAALELAQYFITTGPRQVVQQHVGDLWGDNQSLPESSVRHTHTEDYRFSEVLQRSGQSAVFIGHRADIPLALSNQQWHSSDQEVLSSFRRRIEEDPPSLSVVQFSDSRLLLSQHTVCVRLREMCVVFAGPLPPAYTEREVKKLFRSCGTIRNVRMLNTQTLHAEVEFELLEGAQLAVETLNGLLLQEAPCKVQRPIKESMLDLDVFLAALRDDPLNTNLIYAAGLKASVNHTRVPAKVNGNMLHAKCPEHPVKHDVLGANGDELHASSSEPCENDLRYNLRDAFGRFGTIEGIIMPTKTSGKRRRHAFIRSHPPAWP; encoded by the exons ATGGAAGACGTTCCTGTCTGTCACAAACGAAAGAGGGATCCGTCACCGAACGCACAGAACGCAAAGAGACCAGCGAGGGAGACCGGGTGCAACGGAGCGCCTCAACCCGAGTGTCTTTCCCGGTCCCGGCGCCCACCACGTCTCTCTGCCCCATTCGACCGAATCCAAGAGCCGGTCACGTTAAATGAGCTCACGGAGCTGCTACATTTCGCTTTATTAGGGAAAACAGTCAGAGTCAAACAACCCAG cTGGTGTCGGTTGCGCGGACAGAGCCGGTTGGCGGGGGTGAACGTGGTGGTTTTGGAGGGGATGACTCGGGACCTGTTTTACGCACACTATCTGCagttccctcacctccggagcGCATTCCGCACG AGATGCAGCTTCACTCCATCGCCTGGCAGCAGCATCTGCTCCATCTTCGGCAGTCTAGTTCCTGGTTCTGAGAGTTCTGTTGTCTCCCATGGAGAactagaag gtctgAGGTGGCACCCGGTTATACAGAGGTTTGGGGTAGCGACGCGCGGCCTCACAGCCTACACGCTGACCCTGGAGGAGAGAATCAAGAAGCACTTCCCTGTGaaag gaatgCCAGGcagtgaggactgtgtgtgtacactctgtgatgacatcatcacagaCAGCAGCCCTCTCTACGGACTGGACTGTGAGATG tgtgtgacaGAAAGGGGTTATGAGCTGGCTCGCGTGTCTCTGGTGGACAGTAGAGGGCGCTGTTTGATGGACCAGCTGGTTAAACCTGAGAACCGCATCCTCAACTACCTCACCag GTTCTCAGGTATTACCCGGGCAAtgttgcagccaatcaccactACCCTGAGGGACGTCCAATCAAAACTCAAGGAACTGTTGCCGCGGGACGCCGTCTTGGTTGGCCACTCCCTCGACAACGACCTGAGGGCTCTGAAG CTCATCCACCCTCATGTGATTGACACCTCTCTGCTCTACAAGAGGGAGTTTGGACAGAGGTTCAAACTGAAGGTCCTGGCTGAGGCCGTCCTGCA GAAGCAGATCCAGACggaggaggtcaaaggtcatgacCCCAGGGAGGACGCCCAGGCTGCCCTGGAGCTGGCCCAGTACTTCATCACCACTGGAcccagacag GTTGTGCAGCAGCATGTGGGTGATCTTTGGGGAGACAATCAGAGCTTGCCAGAGTcttctgtcagacacacacacacagaggactacAG gtTTTCTGAGGTTCTGCAGAGATCTGGCCAATCAGCAGTGTTTATAGGGCACCGTGCTGACATCCCCCTGGCGCTGTCCAATCAGCAGTGGCATAGCTCCGACcaagag gTGCTGTCGTCATtcaggaggaggatagaggaggaccCTCCCTCGCTCAGTGTGGTCCAGTTCTCCGACTCCAGACTCCTGCTCTCTCAACACACA gtgtgtgtgcgtctgagagagatgtgtgtggtgtttgctgGGCCACTGCCCCCAGCCtatacagagagggaggtgaagaaacTGTTCAGGAGCTGTGGAACCATCCGAAACGTCAGGATGCTGAACACCCAGACG CTGCATGCTGAGGTGGAGTTTGAGCTGCTGGAGGGAGCCCAGCTAGCCGTGGAGACGCTAAACGGACTCCTGCTACAGGAAGCACCCTGCAAG GTCCAGCGGCCCATCAAGGAATCCATGCTGGATCTGGACGTCTTCCTCGCCGCTCTGCGTGACGACCCCCTCAACACTAACCTCATCTACGCCGCCGGGCTAAAGGCTAGCGTTAACCACACCCGGGTCCCAGCAAAAGTCAATGGAAATATGCTACATGCCAAATGTCCAGAGCACCCAGTCAAACACGATGTGCTAGGCGCTAACGGAGATGAGCTACATGCTAGCTCCTCAGAGCCCTGTGAAAACGACCTGAGATACAATCTGAGAGACGCCTTTGGGCGGTTCGGAACCATCGAAGGCATCATCATGCCCACAAAGACCTCTGGGAAACGAAGAAGGCATGCTTTCATAA GAAGTCATCCACCTGCCTGGCCCTGA